The following are from one region of the Fusarium keratoplasticum isolate Fu6.1 chromosome 4, whole genome shotgun sequence genome:
- a CDS encoding Valine--tRNA ligase, giving the protein MATNSGRGNPIGASEGLEDATNTPPAVPAAEKKSITESAAPVHASGADAGAEGGAKVKTAKELEKERKKAEKQAKFEAKKAKAAASAPKPAKEKKPKEKKVEEEPLPEYVEDTPEGEKKRIRSFEDPHFKAYNPIAVESAWYSWWEKEGFFKPEFKPDGKVKDEGSFVIVHPPPNVTGALHMGHALGDSLQDLMVRWNRMQGKTTLWLPGCDHAGISTQSVVENMLWRKEGKTRHDLGRAKFVDTVWQWKDEYHKRINKALTSLGSSFDWSREAFTMDANLSAAVTETWVQLHEEGTIYRANRLVNWCTKLNTALSNLEVANKELTGRTLLDVPGYDKKVEFGVIVHFKYPIEGSDELVEVATTRIETMLGDTGIAVHPKDDRYKHLIGKTAIHPFIEGRKLPIIADEYVDMEFGTGAVKLTPAHDPNDFTLGQKHNLEFINILTDDGLMNENAGPYKGQKRFDVRYTIQDDLKAKGLYVDKKDNAMKVPLCEKSKDVIEPLMKPQWWVRMKELAEPALAAVRDGRIKIRPETAEKSYYRWLEDINDWCISRQLWWGHQCPVYFANIEGGAGDIPEEKLWFAGRTEQEAEEKAKAALPGKTFTLKRDEDVLDTWFSSGLWPFSTLGWPNKTHDLETLYPTSVLETGWDILFFWIARMIMLGLKMTGDIPFKEVYCHSLVRDSEGRKMSKSLGNVVDPLDVIAGVKLDYLHEKLLQGNLHPSEVAKATKYQKTAFPDGIPQCGADALRFTMINATTGGGDINLDVKIIHGYRKFCNKIFQATKYVLGSLPQDFTPSKSGIARGKTLAERWILHKMNTAAKDINRALEDREFSKSTLIVYRYWYNELCDVYIENSKSIIRDGTEEERNSAIQTLYTALEAALTMIHPFMPFITEEMWQRMPRRPEDETKSIMVAKYPTYTEELDDPESERAYELVLGCVKATRSLMAEYALKDDVEVIIQAYNDTSLATVKEQVASIKTLSGKGIKGVEILSPDATRPAGCVAYPVSTEAAVFLHVKGRVDIDAEIAKAQKKLDKARSSIQKQEKILNDPGYLEKASDAIRETDQKRLADAKQELTSFEETIKQFEQLKLE; this is encoded by the exons ATGGCGACAAACAGCGGCCGAGGAAACCCCA TCGGCGCCAGCGAGGGTCTTGAAGACGCTACCAATACCCCTCCAGCCGTCCCCGCCGCGGAAAAGAAGAGCATCACCGAGTCTGCTGCCCCCGTCCATGCCTCCGGTGCTGATGCCGGTGCCGAGGGCGGTGCCAAGGTGAAGACTGCCAAGGAGT TGGAGaaggagcgcaagaaggccgagaagcaggccaagttcgaggccaagaaggcaaaggccgCCGCGAGCGCCCCCAAGccagccaaggagaagaagcccaaggagaagaaggtcgaggaggagccccTCCCCGAATACGTCGAGGACACCCCCGAGGGTGAGAAGAAGCGAATCCGATCGTTCGAGGACCCCCATTTCAAGGCATACAACCCCATTGCCGTCGAGTCGGCATGGTACAGCtggtgggagaaggagggcttCTTCAAGCCCGAGTTCAAGCCTgatggcaaggtcaaggacgagggCAGCTTCGTCATTGTCCACCCTCCTCCCAACGTCACTGGTGCCCTGCACATGGGTCACGCTCTCGGTGACTCTCTTCAGGATCTCATGGTTCGATGGAACCGAATGCAGGGCAAGACCACTCTCTGGTTGCCCGGCTGCGATCACGCTGGTATCTCGACTCAGAGCGTCGTCGAGAACATGCTCTGGAGAAAGGAGGGCAAGACCCGACACGATCTTGGCCGAGCCAAGTTTGTCGATACTGTCTGGCAGTGGAAGGATGAGTACCACAAGCGCATCAACAAGGCCCTGACCAGCCTGGGAAGTTCTTTCGACTGGAGCCGAGAGGCTTTCACCATGGACGCTAACCTGTCCGCGGCCGTTACCGAGACTTGGGTCCAGCTTCACGAGGAGGGCACCATTTACCGTGCTAACCGACTTGTCAACTGGTGCACAAAGCTCAACACTGCCCTGTCTAACCTCGAGGTCGCCAACAAGGAGCTGACTGGCCGAACACTCCTCGATGTCCCTGGCTACGACAAGAAGGTCGAATTTGGTGTCATTGTTCACTTCAAGTACCCCATTGAGGGATCCGACgagctcgtcgaggtcgcCACTACCCGTATCGAGACCATGCTGGGTGACACTGGTATCGCCGTCCACCCCAAGGACGACAGGTACAAGCACCTCATCGGCAAGACTGCCATTCACCCCTTTATCGAGGGCCGCAAGCTCCCTATCATCGCCGACGAGTATGTCGACATGGAGTTCGGAACTGGTGCCGTCAAGCTTACCCCTGCCCACGACCCCAACGATTTCACCCTCGGCCAGAAGCACAACCTCGAGTTTATCAACATCTTGACTGATGATGGTCTCATGAACGAGAACGCCGGCCCCTACAAGGGCCAGAAGCGATTCGACGTCCGTTACACCATTCAGGATGACCTGAAGGCCAAGGGTCTGTACgtcgacaagaaggacaacgCCATGAAGGTCCCTCTGTGCGAAAAGTCCAAGGACGTCATTGAGCCTCTCATGAAGCCTCAGTGGTGGGTTCGCATGAAGGAGTTGGCCGAGCctgctcttgctgctgtcCGAGACGGCCGCATCAAGATCCGCCCCGAGACCGCTGAGAAGAGCTACTACCGATGGCTCGAGGACATCAATGACTGGTGTATCAGCCGACAGCTCTGGTGGGGTCATCAGTGCCCTGTCTACTTTGCCAACATCGAGGGAGGCGCTGGAGATATtcccgaggagaagctctggTTCGCTGGCCGGACTGAgcaggaggccgaggagaaggccaaggctgccctGCCCGGCAAGACGTTTACTCTTAAgcgtgatgaggatgttCTTGACA CCTGGTTCTCTTCTGGCCTCTGGCCCTTCAGCACCCTGGGCTGGCCCAACAAGACCCATGACCTCGAGACCCTGTACCCCACATCCGTCCTGGAGACGGGTTGGGAtattctcttcttctggatTGCCAGAATGATCATGCTCGGACTCAAGATGACGGGCGATATCCCCTTCAAGGAGGTGTACTGCCACAGTCTGGTCCGAGATTCCGAGGGTAGGAAGATGAGCAAGAGTTTGGGTAACGTCGTTGACCCCCTGGACGTCATTGCCGGTGTCAAGCTGGACTACCTCCACGAGAAGCTCCTTCAGGGCAACCTGCACCCCAGCGAGgtcgccaaggccaccaagtACCAGAAGACCGCCTTCCCTGACGGCATCCCCCAGTGTGGTGCCGATGCTCTGCGCTTCACCATGATCAACGCCACCACTGGTGGTGGAGATATCAACCTGGatgtcaagatcatccaCGGATACCGAAAGTTCTGTAACAAGATCTTCCAGGCGACCAAGTACGTCCTTGGAAGTCTTCCTCAGGACTTCACTCCCTCCAAGTCGGGTATTGCCCGCGGCAAGACTCTGGCCGAGCGATGGATCCTCCACAAGATGAACACTGCTGCCAAGGATATCAACCGCGCTCTTGAGGACCGCGAGTTCTCCAAGTCGACGCTCATCGTCTACCGCTACTGGTATAACGAGCTTTGCGATGTCTACATCGAGAACTCCAAGTCCATCATCCGAGAtggcaccgaggaggagcgcaaCTCGGCCATCCAGACCCTGTACACGGCTCTCGAGGCTGCCCTGACCATGATCCACCCCTTCATGCCCTTCATCACCGAGGAGATGTGGCAACGAATGCCCCGGAGACCCGAGGACGAGACCAAGTCTATCATGGTTGCCAAGTACCCCACCTACactgaggagcttgacgacCCTGAGTCTGAGCGTGCTTACGAGCTTGTTCTGGGCTGCGTCAAGGCCACCCGATCATTGATGGCCGAGTACGCCCTCAAGGATGACGTCGAGG TCATCATCCAGGCCTACAACGATACCTCCCTGGCTACTGTCAAGGAGCAGGTCGCCTCCATCAAGACCCTCAGCGGCAAGGGTATCAAGGGTGTTGAGATCCTGTCGCCTGATGCCACTCGGCCGGCCGGCTGCGTCGCCTACCCCGTGTCGACGGAGGCGGCTGTCTTCCTGCACGTCAAGGGCCGCGTCGACATCGACgccgagatcgccaaggcgcagaagaagctggacaaGGCCCGAAGCAGCATCcagaagcaggagaagaTCCTCAACGACCCTGGATACCTCGAGAAGGCCTCGGACGCCATCCGCGAGACGGACCAGAAGAGGCTGGCCGACGCCAAACAGGAGCTCACCAGCTTCGAGGAGACCATCA